GCTGAGCGCGTAGCCCTCCGGCATCCGCACGTCCTTGATGCGGTCCTGAATGCCGGCGACGACCTCCGACACGGGGCGGTCCTGCGTGTTGGCTTCGACGTTGATCACCCGCTCGCGGTCCAGGTGGTCAATCTGCGCCGGCCCCAGCTCGCGGCTGATGCTGGCCACCTGCCCCAGCGGCACGGTGACGGCCCCCGTGGGCCCGGCCAGCACCAGCGGAACGCGCTCCAGGTCCGCCGTTCGCTGCCGCGCCTCTTCGGTGAAGCGGATGTACACGTCGCGCGTTTCGCCCGACGGGTCCACCCAGTCGCCCGCGTCCACGCCGGCGAATGCGGGGCGCAGCGCCTGCGCGATCTGCGCCGCGGTCACGCCCAGGCTGCCGGCCAGGCCGCGGTTCACGTCCACGGTGAGCTCCGGCTTCTGCCCCTTGGTGGAGAGAGATACGTCCACCGCGCCGGGCACCTGCCGCACGCGCCCCTGCACGTCCTCGGCGATGCGGTTCAGCACGGCGATGTCCGGCCCCTGCAGCTGAATCATGATCTGCTTGGTGCCGCCGAAGTTGCCCGTGCCCAGCGCCGCCGTCGCCCCGCCGATGCGCTTGGCCTGCTCGCGCAGTTCGCTGGCGATGTCCTCCTGCCCGCGGTCGCGCTCCGCCTTGGGCGTCAGGCGGACGAAGACGCGCCCCTCGTCCACCGAGCCGCCGCGCCCGCCGACGGTGGTGTAGGTGTAGCGCACTTCCTTGATGCGGCGCGCCATGGCCGCCACTTCCTCGGCCTTGAGGCGTGTGTACTCCAGGCTGCTTCCCGGCGGCGTGTCGATCTCCACCTCGAACTCCGACTGGTCGTCCTTGGGAAAGAACTCGGAGCCCAGCTTGCCGCCTTCCGGCGCGGCCTTGATGGCCAGGTACATCCCGAACACGGTCAGCACGGTCACCAGGGTCTTTACCGCCCCGCCGCCCGCCCCGCGCGGAAAGCGCACGAAGGTCAGCACCATCACCGCGGCGAATACCACCGCCATCACCGCGAGGAACGCCCACAACCCCTTGGCCGGCACCACCAGCGCGCCCACGAAGGTGCCGATGGCGATCAGGATCATCGACAGCGCGTTGTCCAGCGCCCACGCCACCACGTGCCGGTAGTCGTTGGCGCGGCGGTCAAACCAGGCGTTGAAGCGGTCCAGCCAGCGGGTGATCCACGCCTTTTCGTGCTCTTCGCGGTGCGGGTCCGGCCAGTAGGCCGACAGCATCGGGTCCAGCGAGAAGGAGACGAAGAGCGACACCAGCACCGAACAGGCGATGGTCAGCGCGAACGGGGCGAACCACTGCTCCGCCAGCCCGCCCATGAAGGCGATGGGGACGAAGACGCAGACGATGGAGAACGTCGTGGCCGCCACGGCCATCCCGATCTCGTCGGTGCCGTCGTGCGCCGCGGTCATGTGGTCCTTCCCCATCTCCACATGCCGCACGATGTTTTCCCGGACGACGATGGCGTCGTCGATCAGAATGCCGATCGCCAGGGAAAGGCCCAGCAGCGACATGGTGTTCAGCGTAAAGCCGAACGCCCGCACCGCCACGAAGCTGGCCAGCACCGACACCGGCAGCGCCAGGCCGGTGATGACCGTGGAGCGCCACGAGTTCAGGAAGAGGAAGACGACGAGCACCGTGAGCAGCGCGCCCTCGATCAGCGCCTCCTGCACGTTCTCCACGCTGTTGGCCACGCGGTCGCCGGAGTTGCGCACCACGTCCAGCTTTACGCCCGCCGGCAGCTTCTTCTGCAGTTCATCCACCCGCTCGATGACCGTGCCGGCCACCGCCGTGGTGGAAAAGTTCTGCGACTTCACCACGTCGATGCCCACCGCCGGCTGCCC
Above is a window of Longimicrobium terrae DNA encoding:
- a CDS encoding efflux RND transporter permease subunit: MFISDFAIKRPVVTVVTMLALVVFGIFSLLSLDTDEFPEVDAPFIFVSVPYPGASPDIVEREVVDPIEEAIAGLSGIDKIQSSALDGFASIQAIFVYGTDPQQASQDIRDAISQIRGDLPLEMEEPILARFDPNDQPIVSLTLSSKTMSPADLTRIADPGITRDLRGIAGVAEVQVAGGVERELSVRVDPTRLQAAGLSMPQVLGALQTQNLAVPVGRLNEALEERTIRLRGRLRSPAEFASLVVASRNGVPVRLSEVATVTDGTEEPRSLALFNGQPAVGIDVVKSQNFSTTAVAGTVIERVDELQKKLPAGVKLDVVRNSGDRVANSVENVQEALIEGALLTVLVVFLFLNSWRSTVITGLALPVSVLASFVAVRAFGFTLNTMSLLGLSLAIGILIDDAIVVRENIVRHVEMGKDHMTAAHDGTDEIGMAVAATTFSIVCVFVPIAFMGGLAEQWFAPFALTIACSVLVSLFVSFSLDPMLSAYWPDPHREEHEKAWITRWLDRFNAWFDRRANDYRHVVAWALDNALSMILIAIGTFVGALVVPAKGLWAFLAVMAVVFAAVMVLTFVRFPRGAGGGAVKTLVTVLTVFGMYLAIKAAPEGGKLGSEFFPKDDQSEFEVEIDTPPGSSLEYTRLKAEEVAAMARRIKEVRYTYTTVGGRGGSVDEGRVFVRLTPKAERDRGQEDIASELREQAKRIGGATAALGTGNFGGTKQIMIQLQGPDIAVLNRIAEDVQGRVRQVPGAVDVSLSTKGQKPELTVDVNRGLAGSLGVTAAQIAQALRPAFAGVDAGDWVDPSGETRDVYIRFTEEARQRTADLERVPLVLAGPTGAVTVPLGQVASISRELGPAQIDHLDRERVINVEANTQDRPVSEVVAGIQDRIKDVRMPEGYALSFGGDTEDQTEVFGRILFALGVAVMLMYLILVVQFGSFLDPLAILLSLPLSLVGVVLGLKIAGSTLNLMSMIGIIMLMGIVAKNAILLIDFAKWSKDGGMSTRDALIEAGAIRLRPILMTTFALIAGMLPVALGRGEGAQFRAPMGIAIIGGVITSTLLTLLVIPTVWELLDAMRVKVFGLFGRTPKSHGGGHGDGHGGHGQPVPHEPRRVAAQDREPALQGD